One Nicotiana tomentosiformis chromosome 4, ASM39032v3, whole genome shotgun sequence genomic window carries:
- the LOC138910257 gene encoding uncharacterized protein, producing MIFRENEINGVIFSASKKTKVSVTHRKRLWEVTEDDITFTEEDADALLLLHNDALIISLNILDFKIKRVLVNLGSSTNIIQWRMLEQAKLTRSIILVTKLLVGFNLASVKTPGEILLPTNAEGVMKTTLFEVVDDDVVYNIILGRPWIMR from the coding sequence ATGATTTTCAGGGAAAATGAGATTAATGGTGTAATCTTTTCGGCATCGAAAAAGACAAAGGTATCGGTGACCCATAGAAAGAGACTCTGGGAAGTCACCGAGGACGATATCAccttcacggaggaggacgcagacgCACTCCTACTACTGCACAACGATGCCTTGATAATTTCTcttaatattttagattttaaaattaaacgtgttttggtgaACCTAGGGAGTTCAACTAATATTATCCAATGGAGAATGCTGGAACAAGCCAAGCTGACCAGAAGCATCATTCTGGTCACAAAGCTCCTCGTCGGGTTCAATTTAGCAAGCGTGAAAACCCCAGGGGAAATTCTACTGCCCACAAATGCCGAAGGGGTAATGAAGACGACCCTTTTTGAAGTAGTAGACGACGATGTAGTCTACaatattattcttggaagaccatggATTATGAGATGA
- the LOC138910258 gene encoding uncharacterized protein, with protein MPSPPATATSSPPSVDTRDEEVPPLQSPSHGDLGYNYSFPSTDLQKRRSFSLSISTGFHLLSQPVELASYLKTLSLEKDKNKIQSLSRECMINNVVHNAAALLAEREQIIARLPVLEAQVAEAVKLETRLQQSEQEAKAKWSEVQNVVLVAAEREAASTERLNNLEAALNSKAKEATAAEEKHVRMEEKYKRVMEHNKVYNSTICDLDVSLQAARSERNNLSTEVDQLKEELQRRTASLIVEKTYLIYSMRIKTLEEAKVSVIDFDAEIAKASELESTNRRGLPDQPNATDSSSSDSQFSGTEEEL; from the exons ATGCCTtcaccaccagcaactgctacatcatcccCACCGTCTGTGGACACCCGAGATGAGGAGGTCCCTCCTCTCCAGTCCCCAAGCCATGGGGATTTGGGGTATAACTATTCGTTCCCCTCCACAGATCTTCAAAAGAGGAGGAGTTTCTCCCTCTCCATCTCTACCGGGTTCCATCTTCTGTCACAGCCGGTGGAACTTGCCAGTTACCTGAAGACTCTGAGTTTAGAGAAAGATAAGAATAAAATACAATCTCTCTCAAGAGAGTGTATGATAAACAACGTCGTGCACAACGCGGCAGCA CTGTTGGCCGAGCGGGAGCAAATTATTGCTCGCCTCCCGGTACTAGAAGCACAAGTCGCTGAAGCCGTTAAGTTGGAGACTCGGTTGCAGCAGAGTGAGCAAGAG GCCAAGGCAAAGTGGTCTGAGGTCCAAAATGTTGTTCTTGTTGCTGCTGAGCGCGAGGCTGCCTCTACTGAAAGACtaaataatttggaggcagccttgaactccaaagctaAAGAGGCTACTGCTGCCGAGGAGAAGCATGTCCGGATGGAAGAGAAGTATAAGAGGGTCATGGAGCATAATAAAGTTTATAACTCCACTATCTGTGACCTTGACGTCAGCCTTCAGGCCGCAAGATCCGAGAGGAATAATCTTTCGACTGAGGTTGATCAGCTTAAGGAAGAGCTTCAACGCCGAACGGCTTCCCTCATTGTAGAAAAAACATATTTGATATATAGTATGAGgataaaaaccttggaagaggccaaagtgagcgtcattgattttgatgccgagATCGCCAAGGCCAGTGAGCTGGAGTCAACTAACCGAAGGGGCCTCCCGGATCAGCCTAATGCGACTGACTCTTCGAGTTCCGATTCCCAATtctcgggaactgaagaagaacTTTAA